One Theropithecus gelada isolate Dixy chromosome 3, Tgel_1.0, whole genome shotgun sequence genomic window carries:
- the ADAMTS1 gene encoding A disintegrin and metalloproteinase with thrombospondin motifs 1: MQRAVPEGFGRRKLGSDMGKAERALGSRSFGPVPTLLLLAAALLAVSDALGRPSEEDEELVVPELERAPGHGTTRLRLHAFDQQLDLELRPDSSFLAPGFTLQNVGRKPGSETPLPEPDLAHCFYSGTVNGDPSSAAALSLCEGVRGAFYLRGEAYFIQPLPAASERLATAAPGEKPPAPLQFHLLRRNRQGDGGGTCGVVDDEPRPTGKAETEDENEGNEGEDEGAQWSPQDPALQRVGQPTGTGSIRKKRFVSSHRYVETMLVADQSMAEFHGSGLKHYLLTLFSVAARLYKHPSIRNSVSLVVVKILVIHDEQKGPEVTSNAALTLRNFCNWQKQHNPPSDRDAEHYDTAILFTRQDLCGSQTCDTLGMADVGTVCDPSRSCSVIEDDGLQAAFTTAHELGHVFNMPHDDAKQCASLNGVNQDSHMMASMLSNLDHSQPWSPCSAYMITSFLDNGHGECLMDKPQNPIQLPGDLPGTSYDANRQCQFTFGEDSKHCPDAASTCSTLWCTGTSGGVLVCQTKHFPWADGTSCGEGKWCINGKCVNKTDRKHFDTPFHGSWGMWGPWGDCSRTCGGGVQYTMRECDNPVPKNGGKYCEGKRVRYRSCNIEDCPDNNGKTFREEQCEAHNEFSKASFGSGPAVEWIPKYAGVSPKDRCKLICQAKGIGYFFVLQPKVVDGTPCSPDSTSVCVQGQCVKAGCDRIIDSKKKFDKCGVCGGNGSTCKKISGSVTSAKPGYHDIITIPTGATNIEVKQRNQRGSRNNGSFLAIKAVDGTYILNGDYTLSTLEQDIMYKGVVLRYSGSSAALERIRSFSPLQEPLTIQVLTVGNALRPKIKYTYFVKKKKESFNAIPTFSAWVIEEWGECSKSCELGWQRRLVECRDINGQPASECAKEVKPASTRPCADHPCPQWQLGEWSSCSKTCGKGYKKRSLKCLSHDGGVLSHESCDPLKKPKHFIDFCTMAECS, translated from the exons ATGCAGCGAGCTGTACCCGAGGGGTTCGGAAGGCGCAAGCTGGGCAGCGACATGGGGAAGGCGGAGCGGGCTCTGGGGTCTCGGAGCTTTGGGCCCGTGCCCACGCTGCTGCTGCTTGCCGCGGCGCTACTGGCGGTGTCGGACGCACTCGGGCGCCCCTCCGAGGAGGACGAGGAGCTGGTGGTGCCGGAGCTGGAGCGCGCCCCAGGACACGGGACCACGCGCCTCCGCCTGCACGCCTTTGACCAGCAGCTGGATCTGGAGCTGCGGCCCGACAGCAGCTTTTTGGCGCCCGGCTTCACGCTCCAGAACGTGGGGCGCAAACCCGGGTCCGAGACGCCTCTTCCGGAACCCGACCTGGCGCACTGCTTCTACTCCGGCACCGTGAATGGCGATCCCAGCTCAGCTGCCGCCCTCAGCCTCTGCGAGGGCGTGCGCGGCGCCTTCTACCTGCGGGGCGAGGCATATTTCATCCAGCCGCTGCCCGCAGCCAGCGAGCGCCTCGCCACCGCCGCCCCAGGGGAGAAGCCGCCGGCACCACTACAGTTCCACCTCCTGCGGCGGAATCGGCAGGGCGACGGCGGCGGCACGTGCGGGGTCGTGGACGACGAGCCCCGGCCGACTGGGAAAGCGGAGACGGAAGACGAGAACGAAGGGAATGAGGGCGAGGACGAAGGGGCTCAGTGGTCGCCGCAGGACCCGGCACTGCAACGCGTAGGACAGCCCACAG gaaCTGGAAGCATAAGAAAGAAGCGATTTGTGTCCAGTCACCGCTATGTGGAAACCATGCTTGTGGCAGACCAGTCGATGGCAGAATTCCACGGCAGTGGTCTAAAGCATTACCTTCTCACGTTGTTTTCGGTGGCAGCCAGGTTGTACAAACACCCCAGCATTCGTAATTCAGTTAGCCTGGTGGTGGTGAAGATCTTGGTCATCCACGATGAACAGAAGGGGCCAGAAGTGACTTCCAATGCTGCCCTCACTCTGAGGAACTTCTGCAACTGGCAAAAGCAGCACAACCCACCCAGTGACCGGGATGCAGAGCACTATGACACAGCAATTCTTTTCACCAGACAG GACTTGTGTGGGTCCCAGACATGTGATACTCTTGGGATGGCTGATGTTGGAACTGTGTGTGATCCGAGCAGAAGCTGCTCTGTCATAGAAGATGATGGTTTACAAGCTGCCTTCACCACAGCCCATGAATTAG GCCACGTGTTTAACATGCCACATGATGATGCAAAGCAGTGTGCCAGTCTTAATGGTGTGAACCAGGATTCCCACATGATGGCGTCAATGCTTTCCAACTTGGACCATAGCCAGCCTTGGTCTCCTTGCAGTGCCTACATGATTACATCATTTCTGGATAATGGTCATG GGGAATGTTTGATGGACAAGCCCCAGAATCCCATACAGCTCCCAGGCGATCTCCCTGGCACCTCGTACGATGCCAACCGGCAGTGCCAGTTTACATTTGGGGAGGACTCCAAACACTGCCCTGATGCAGCTAGCACGTGCAGCACCTTATGGTGTACCGGCACCTCTGGCGGAGTGCTGGTGTGCCAAACCAAACACTTCCCATGGGCAGATGGCACCAGCTGCGGAGAAGGGAAATGGTGTATCAACGGCAAGTGTGTGAACAAAACCGACAGAAAGCATTTTGAT ACTCCTTTTCATGGAAGCTGGGGGATGTGGGGACCTTGGGGAGACTGTTCGAGAACATGCGGTGGAGGAGTCCAGTACACGATGAGGGAATGTGATAACCCAGTCCCAAAGAATGGAGGGAAGTACTGTGAAGGCAAACGAGTACGCTACAGATCCTGTAACATTGAGGACTGTCCAGACAATAATG GAAAAACCTTTAGAGAGGAACAATGTGAGGCACACAACGAGTTTTCAAAAGCTTCCTTTGGGAGTGGACCTGCAGTGGAATGGATCCCCAAGTACGCTGGCGTCTCCCCAAAGGACAGGTGCAAGCTCATCTGCCAAGCCAAAGGCATTGGCTACTTCTTCGTTTTGCAGCCCAAG GTTGTAGATGGTACTCCATGTAGCCCAGATTCCACCTCTGTCTGTGTGCAAGGACAGTGTGTAAAAGCTGGTTGTGATCGCATCATAGACTCCAAAAAGAAGTTTGATAAATGTGGTGTTTGTGGGGGAAATGGATCTACTTGTAAGAAAATATCAGGATCAGTTACTAGTGCAAA ACCTGGATATCATGATATCATCACAATTCCAACTGGAGCCACCAACATCGAAGTGAAACAGCGGAACCAGAGAGGGTCCAGGAACAATGGCAGCTTTCTCGCCATCAAAGCTGTCGATGGCACTTATATTCTTAACGGTGACTACACTTTGTCCACCTTAGAGCAAGACATTATGTACAAAGGTGTTGTCCTGAGGTACAGCGGCTCCTCTGCGGCACTGGAGAGAATTCGCAGCTTTAGCCCTCTCCAAGAGCCCTTGACCATCCAGGTGCTTACTGTGGGCAATGCCCTTCGACCTAAAATTAAATACACCTACTTCgtaaagaagaagaaggaatctTTCAATGCTATCCCCACCTTTTCAGCATGGGTCATAGAAGAGTGGGGCGAATGTTCTAAGTCATGTGAATTGGGTTGGCAGAGAAGACTAGTAGAATGCCGAGACATTAATGGACAGCCTGCTTCCGAGTGTGCAAAGGAAGTGAAGCCAGCCAGCACCAGACCTTGTGCAGACCATCCCTGTCCCCAGTGGCAGCTGGGGGAGTGGTCATCATGTTCTAAGACCTGTGGGAAGGGTTACAAAAAAAGAAGCTTGAAATGTCTGTCCCATGATGGGGGGGTGTTATCTCATGAGAGCTGTGATCCTTTAAAGAAACCTAAACATTTCATAGACTTTTGCACCATGGCAGAATGCAGTTAA